Proteins encoded by one window of Bacillus sp. DTU_2020_1000418_1_SI_GHA_SEK_038:
- a CDS encoding YusG family protein — MVLKQQKIDVTDRIVGKLKNGEIELYLENEKIGNIQLPNGYSIQMDHHFETDQQKIYQHVTTTEHPQARYTDCDEGGWC; from the coding sequence ATGGTTTTAAAACAACAGAAAATAGACGTTACGGACCGTATAGTAGGAAAATTAAAAAATGGCGAGATTGAACTTTACTTAGAAAATGAGAAAATCGGAAACATTCAATTGCCTAATGGGTATTCAATCCAAATGGATCATCATTTCGAAACAGACCAACAAAAAATATATCAGCATGTGACAACTACCGAACATCCACAAGCTAGATACACCGACTGTGATGAAGGCGGTTGGTGTTAA
- a CDS encoding chromate transporter, whose product MKQNHKKSNIKTLLEILLVSTRLGLTSFGGPVAHLGYFHNEYIQRKKWMDEKSYADLVALCQFLPGPASSQVGIGIGVMRAGVLGGIVSFLGFTMPSVIALIIFALILQGLEYGDAGWIHGLKIVAVAVVGHAILGMAQKLTPDLKRKSLALFALVVTLLWQTAFTQVGVIVISAIIGFILYRQHTESDDSRIHFPISRGFALICLSLFFGLLFLLPILREITSLSWIAMFDSFYRSGSLVFGGGHVVLPLLEREFVPTGWLSEEAFLAGYGAAQAVPGPLFTFAAYLGAVMDGWQGGLLATIAIFLPAFLLILGTLPFWDSLRRNPKIEGALMGVNAAVVGILISAFYQPIWTSSILAPIDFAFAAILFSMLVYWKLPPWIIVVTGAIGGSLMTFI is encoded by the coding sequence ATGAAACAGAATCATAAAAAAAGTAATATTAAGACTCTTTTAGAAATCCTCCTCGTTTCAACTAGGCTTGGGTTAACCTCATTTGGGGGACCCGTTGCCCACCTAGGCTACTTTCATAATGAGTACATCCAAAGAAAAAAATGGATGGATGAAAAAAGTTACGCTGATTTAGTTGCTTTATGTCAGTTCTTACCTGGTCCGGCAAGTAGTCAAGTAGGAATTGGAATCGGGGTAATGCGAGCAGGAGTACTAGGTGGAATTGTATCATTTCTTGGTTTTACCATGCCCTCTGTAATTGCTCTAATTATATTTGCCTTAATCTTGCAGGGACTAGAGTATGGTGATGCCGGTTGGATTCACGGATTAAAAATAGTAGCCGTAGCCGTTGTAGGACACGCCATATTAGGGATGGCACAAAAACTAACCCCTGATTTAAAACGAAAATCTCTAGCCTTGTTTGCCTTGGTCGTTACGCTTTTATGGCAGACAGCATTCACTCAGGTTGGTGTCATAGTCATTTCAGCAATTATTGGATTTATTCTTTATAGACAACATACTGAAAGTGATGACTCAAGAATACATTTTCCTATATCTCGTGGATTTGCCCTTATCTGTTTATCTTTGTTTTTTGGTTTACTTTTCCTTTTACCTATATTGAGAGAAATAACCTCTTTAAGTTGGATTGCAATGTTCGATAGCTTTTACCGCTCAGGTTCTTTAGTTTTTGGTGGGGGGCATGTCGTTTTACCTTTACTTGAACGTGAATTTGTACCGACTGGATGGTTAAGCGAAGAAGCATTCTTAGCTGGTTACGGTGCTGCACAAGCTGTACCGGGTCCTCTATTTACATTTGCTGCATATCTAGGTGCAGTTATGGATGGGTGGCAAGGAGGATTACTTGCAACGATAGCAATTTTCTTGCCTGCGTTCCTGCTTATCTTAGGTACATTGCCTTTTTGGGATTCTTTACGTCGCAACCCAAAAATAGAAGGAGCATTAATGGGTGTGAATGCAGCAGTTGTTGGGATTTTAATTTCGGCATTTTATCAACCTATTTGGACCAGTTCCATATTAGCTCCAATTGATTTTGCTTTTGCTGCGATTTTATTTAGTATGTTAGTGTATTGGAAATTACCTCCTTGGATTATTGTGGTGACTGGAGCAATTGGTGGCTCACTTATGACATTCATTTAA
- a CDS encoding PadR family transcriptional regulator: MEDKVLRKLFLGFIHIHILHHAKEHPIFGAWMLEELKEHGYDISSGTLYPILHHMEEDGLLVRENRNVEGKIRKYYTTTEKGNTVLDEARKKAYELFKEIKD, encoded by the coding sequence ATGGAAGATAAAGTATTACGTAAGTTATTTCTTGGCTTTATTCATATACACATTTTACACCATGCTAAGGAACACCCTATTTTTGGTGCATGGATGCTCGAAGAACTTAAAGAGCACGGTTATGATATCAGCTCGGGTACTCTCTACCCTATCCTGCACCATATGGAGGAGGATGGACTTTTAGTAAGAGAAAATAGAAATGTAGAAGGGAAAATCAGAAAATATTATACCACCACTGAAAAAGGGAATACGGTGCTTGATGAGGCAAGAAAAAAAGCATACGAGCTATTTAAAGAAATCAAAGATTAA
- a CDS encoding alpha/beta hydrolase encodes MSFLTGKYIEVDSGVELFVQEAGSGEPIVFIPGFTFTTEVFSKQVEYFSKTNRVIVVDPRSHGRSTMVIHGNDYVTHGSDLHSVLRSLDVRNATLLGWSFGCLTVWEYIKQNGLDNIKSLILVDMPPKSLSTEADDWVEGPLDDISAIYNSYLRNSSGQREFISSYITQVMVQRELEEEELTWLVEQSLKTPYYIAGNLFASGMFSDYRDEARKASQTVPTLAVVAEHWADAAVSYIERMTPETQTEVLGGHMMFWEHSKKFNEIVNNFIKKK; translated from the coding sequence ATGTCCTTTTTAACTGGAAAATACATTGAAGTTGATTCTGGAGTTGAGTTGTTTGTACAAGAAGCTGGCAGCGGAGAACCTATCGTGTTTATCCCCGGGTTTACATTTACAACGGAAGTTTTTTCTAAACAGGTAGAATATTTCTCAAAAACAAATCGAGTGATTGTTGTTGATCCAAGGAGCCATGGCAGATCGACAATGGTCATTCATGGAAATGATTATGTCACCCATGGATCGGATTTACATTCGGTACTTCGGTCGTTAGATGTTAGAAATGCTACTCTTTTAGGGTGGTCTTTTGGTTGTTTAACAGTTTGGGAGTATATAAAGCAAAATGGTTTGGATAATATCAAATCCTTAATCCTTGTCGACATGCCGCCTAAGTCTTTATCTACGGAAGCTGATGATTGGGTTGAAGGGCCACTAGATGATATTTCAGCAATCTATAATTCTTATTTACGAAATTCAAGCGGACAAAGGGAGTTCATTTCAAGTTACATAACTCAAGTAATGGTGCAAAGAGAACTTGAGGAAGAGGAATTAACCTGGCTGGTTGAGCAGTCTTTAAAAACTCCCTATTATATTGCAGGCAATTTGTTTGCTTCAGGCATGTTTTCTGATTATCGAGATGAAGCAAGAAAAGCAAGCCAGACTGTTCCTACATTAGCCGTTGTAGCGGAGCATTGGGCTGATGCTGCAGTTAGTTATATAGAACGAATGACACCGGAAACACAAACAGAAGTTCTTGGTGGACACATGATGTTTTGGGAGCATAGTAAAAAGTTCAATGAGATTGTTAACAATTTTATAAAAAAGAAATAA
- a CDS encoding MFS transporter yields the protein MNTINNDIKENWLKNIILFLSSQTISLFGSSLVQYAIMWYITLETESGVMMTLYIICGFIPTFLLSPVAGVWADRYNRKILIILADGLIALATLILATLFLMGFDSIWLLFVMAAVRAFGTGIQTPAVGAILPQIVPKDKLTKVNGANGSIQAVIMFISPMVSAALLAMTSIEIIFFIDVITAAIAIVTLLAFLKISVHEKAAEKQTTSYFSDFKLGLQYVNNHAFLKKFFMFFAVFFVLMAPAAFLTPLQVTRSFGGDVWRLTAIEIAFSIGMMVGGGIIASWGGFPNKMKTLGFASVIMGVCTFALGIVPVFWIYLVFMAIFGIAMPIFNTPATVLLQEKIDEDYLGRVFGVMGMISTSMMPLGMLIFGPIADIIKIEWLLIGTGVFIIILAILLGRNKVLIEAGKPALKES from the coding sequence ATGAACACAATAAATAATGATATCAAGGAGAATTGGCTAAAGAATATTATTCTCTTTTTAAGCAGCCAGACTATCTCGCTTTTTGGATCGTCCTTGGTTCAATACGCAATCATGTGGTATATAACGCTAGAGACGGAATCTGGTGTGATGATGACTCTGTATATCATTTGCGGTTTTATTCCGACCTTTCTTTTATCTCCAGTAGCTGGGGTTTGGGCAGATCGCTACAACCGAAAAATATTAATTATTTTAGCGGATGGACTCATCGCATTGGCTACACTCATTCTGGCTACTCTCTTTTTAATGGGATTTGATTCGATTTGGCTGCTATTTGTGATGGCTGCCGTTCGGGCTTTTGGTACAGGAATACAAACACCTGCTGTAGGAGCCATTTTGCCGCAAATAGTTCCAAAAGATAAGCTGACTAAAGTAAACGGAGCAAATGGAAGTATTCAAGCTGTTATTATGTTCATATCTCCAATGGTCAGTGCCGCTCTACTAGCAATGACTTCGATTGAAATCATATTTTTTATCGATGTCATTACGGCAGCAATTGCGATTGTGACACTACTTGCCTTTTTAAAAATCTCTGTACATGAGAAGGCAGCGGAAAAACAAACAACAAGCTACTTTAGCGACTTTAAACTAGGGTTACAATATGTAAATAACCATGCGTTTCTAAAGAAGTTCTTCATGTTCTTTGCCGTCTTCTTTGTATTAATGGCACCTGCAGCATTCTTGACTCCACTACAAGTTACACGCAGCTTTGGTGGTGATGTATGGCGGCTAACCGCAATTGAAATTGCCTTTTCCATTGGCATGATGGTGGGTGGAGGAATCATTGCTTCATGGGGAGGCTTTCCAAATAAAATGAAAACGTTGGGATTCGCAAGTGTGATTATGGGAGTCTGTACATTTGCGCTTGGCATCGTTCCGGTATTTTGGATTTACTTAGTTTTCATGGCCATATTCGGAATCGCCATGCCTATTTTTAATACACCAGCAACCGTTTTGTTACAGGAGAAAATCGATGAAGATTATTTAGGCAGAGTTTTTGGCGTAATGGGGATGATTTCAACCTCGATGATGCCGCTTGGAATGCTAATATTCGGTCCAATCGCAGATATAATCAAAATAGAATGGCTGTTAATAGGAACCGGTGTATTCATTATCATCCTGGCGATTCTTTTAGGCCGAAACAAAGTATTAATTGAAGCGGGGAAACCTGCACTGAAAGAATCATAA